In a single window of the Pseudomonas sp. B21-015 genome:
- the emhC gene encoding efflux RND transporter outer membrane subunit EmhC: MSKSLLSLAVAAFVLGGCSLIPDYQQPEAPVAGQYPQGPAYSPAQAPNQAAAEQGWKQFFHDPALQQLIQTALENNRDLRVAALNIDAYAAQYRIQRADLFPAVSATGSGSRQRVPARASQTGEAGITSSYSATVGISAYELDLFGRVRSLSEEALQKYFATEEARRSTQISLVASVANAYLTWQADKELLKLTQETLGAYEESFKLTSRSNEVGVASALDLAQSRTSVENARAQQAKYTRQVAQDENSLVLLLGTGIPANLQAAKPLSDDLLSEVPAGLPSDLLQRRPDILQAEYNLKAANANIGAARAAFFPSISLTANAGSLSPDLSGLFKGGSGTWLFQPQINLPIFNAGSLRASLDYSKIQKDIGVANYEKSIQTAFQEVADGLAARQTYTEQLQAQRDFVSANQDYYRLAERRYRIGVDSNLTFLDAQRQLFSAQQALITDRLAQLTSAVNLYKALGGGWNEQTAKNEPLKEEAPKMKLF; the protein is encoded by the coding sequence ATGAGCAAGTCGCTACTCTCCCTCGCAGTCGCCGCCTTCGTGCTGGGTGGCTGCTCGCTGATACCCGATTATCAGCAGCCTGAAGCACCGGTGGCGGGCCAATACCCGCAAGGCCCGGCGTATTCGCCGGCCCAGGCACCCAACCAGGCCGCCGCCGAACAGGGCTGGAAGCAGTTTTTCCACGACCCGGCATTGCAACAGCTGATCCAGACCGCATTGGAGAACAACCGTGACCTGCGCGTCGCGGCGCTGAACATCGACGCTTATGCGGCTCAGTACCGCATTCAGCGTGCCGATCTGTTCCCGGCGGTTTCGGCTACCGGCAGCGGCAGCCGTCAGCGGGTTCCGGCACGGGCTTCGCAAACCGGTGAAGCGGGCATCACCAGCTCCTACTCGGCCACCGTCGGCATCAGTGCCTATGAACTCGACCTGTTCGGTCGGGTGCGCAGCCTGAGCGAAGAAGCACTGCAGAAATACTTCGCCACTGAAGAAGCGCGCCGCAGCACACAGATCAGCCTGGTGGCCAGTGTGGCCAATGCCTACCTGACCTGGCAGGCCGACAAGGAGCTGTTGAAACTGACCCAGGAAACCCTCGGCGCCTACGAGGAGAGTTTCAAACTCACCTCGCGCAGCAACGAAGTGGGTGTAGCCTCGGCGCTGGATCTGGCCCAGTCGCGTACCTCGGTGGAAAACGCCCGCGCGCAACAGGCCAAATACACCCGTCAGGTTGCCCAGGATGAAAACAGCCTGGTGCTGCTGCTCGGCACCGGTATCCCGGCCAATCTGCAAGCGGCCAAGCCACTGTCGGACGACCTGCTGAGCGAAGTGCCGGCCGGCCTGCCGTCGGATTTGCTGCAACGTCGTCCAGACATCCTTCAGGCCGAGTACAACCTCAAGGCTGCCAACGCCAACATCGGCGCGGCGCGGGCTGCGTTCTTCCCGAGCATCAGCCTGACCGCCAATGCCGGCTCCCTGAGCCCGGACCTTTCCGGTCTGTTCAAGGGCGGTTCGGGCACCTGGTTGTTCCAGCCGCAGATCAACCTGCCGATCTTCAACGCCGGCAGCCTGCGCGCCAGCCTGGATTACTCCAAAATCCAGAAAGACATCGGCGTGGCGAACTACGAGAAGTCCATTCAAACGGCCTTCCAGGAAGTCGCCGATGGCCTGGCCGCACGCCAGACCTACACCGAGCAGTTGCAGGCTCAGCGTGATTTCGTCAGCGCCAACCAGGACTACTACCGTCTGGCCGAGCGTCGTTACCGCATCGGCGTCGACAGCAACCTGACCTTCCTCGACGCCCAGCGCCAGCTGTTCAGTGCCCAACAGGCGCTGATCACCGACCGTCTGGCGCAGCTGACCAGTGCGGTCAATCTGTACAAGGCGCTGGGGGGTGGCTGGAATGAACAGACGGCGAAGAACGAGCCGTTGAAAGAAGAAGCGCCGAAGATGAAGTTGTTCTGA